The DNA sequence ATGATCAATGTAGAAGTTAATGCTGCTCCTGGTAAAGCAAAGCTAGAAACTATGAATCTTCCAGTTATTATTGGTGCTGAAACTAAAGCAACTGATTGGTTAACTCTAAGAGGTTCTGTTTCTCAGTCTATTTATTCAAATGCAAAATCTACTGACCTTGCAAATGCGACAGGCGGATCAACTAATATTTTAGCATCAGCTGTTGTTGCTGACTATAATGGATCTTACACAAATGGTGATGCTTCTTTTGAAAATACAACAAGAGTTGCAGTAGGTGCTACTCTTACTTATAAAACTGTTGATATTGATGTTTACACTGGTTCAAACGGTGAAGACACTGATTCAAGAGTTGCTATGAAGTATAACTTCTAATCAACTTTAAAATTTTTGATTATATACAGAAGGCCGTGGAAGCATAACCACGGCCTTTCTTAAAAAAAAGTAAAAAAAAATTGCACACAAAAACAAAAAGGGTATAATTTAGTAAATTATTTTTAAAATCGAACTAGAACGCTAGTTTAAATAAAACAAAACAAGGAGTAAGTTTTGAAAAAAATGACAGGTATTATCGCAATGGCAGTACTTTCTTCTGCAGCATTTGCAAACACAATCGTTCCAGAAACTTCACGTGATGGAAAAACTAAAAATGATTCAGTAATCGCTACTACTGGTGAAATGAGAACTTTCGTAGCTGGTGAGTATAACTCAAAAACAACAGAGTCTGACGCTGCTGGTTCATCAGAAGTTGATACAACTAACATGAATGTTTATGGTGCATGGTCAAACAAAATGATCTCTGTTGAAGCAGATATCAACATGGGTGAGTTTGCCGATACTGATAATGATTCATATGGTGTAAAAGCTGCATATAGAATCAACAAGGATTTTGCTCTAGGTCTTGGATACACAATGATGTCTCAAGATACAGCTAATGATGATGAGCAAACAAAACTAGAAATCGCTGGTTCATACAATATGAATGACCTAGTAATCGGTGCTTCTTTTGCAATTAACTCTGAAGAAGATAATGCTGGTACAGACGGTTCATACAACACTCTTACAGTAGGTGTTGGTTCAAACGCTAACAATATGTCTTGGGAAGCAGGTCTTACTTACACAATGGAAGAAGATACTGATCTAGATGTAGGTTCAAAATTTGAACTATTTGCTGGTATGACTAAAGTTGTTAACAACATCGAATTAGACGGTGATCTTTCTTATACAACTGGTGATGCTTCTGCAACTGCTGGTGGTGACTACACTAACCTAGAGCTTAACTTTGATGCTGAATTCCTAGTAGGGAAAATGTTCTACATCACTCCAGGTCTTAACTACACAAGCGAAGATAATGAT is a window from the Bacteriovorax sp. BAL6_X genome containing:
- a CDS encoding porin; protein product: MTGIIAMAVLSSAAFANTIVPETSRDGKTKNDSVIATTGEMRTFVAGEYNSKTTESDAAGSSEVDTTNMNVYGAWSNKMISVEADINMGEFADTDNDSYGVKAAYRINKDFALGLGYTMMSQDTANDDEQTKLEIAGSYNMNDLVIGASFAINSEEDNAGTDGSYNTLTVGVGSNANNMSWEAGLTYTMEEDTDLDVGSKFELFAGMTKVVNNIELDGDLSYTTGDASATAGGDYTNLELNFDAEFLVGKMFYITPGLNYTSEDNDGSETNQLDLSADFGYRANKIDATFGIDYAVMAESNDVDFDSMAWKVNVAYNF